The following proteins are co-located in the Halarcobacter sp. genome:
- a CDS encoding histidinol-phosphate aminotransferase family protein, producing the protein MIDFSKKENFLKPNIQIDYNNIEKLDYLYLLELLKNRYKISEKQVELFNGYSSSIYSILKFLNKKYCFIYSPCSLEYKKAATNLKYEVRLINRFENIFLPIKEDSIIVFANPSYLDGTFYDLENLFKYWVSKNATIIIDETLLDFCSDTIAVSYLNQYEKLYIIKNYSIYYSNKNLNISSIFSTMENINNLRKFEPEDKLSMYDMKYLEESLKDREFRAISNSINIKNRIELEKIFHSCRFVDFLFHSSSNSLLIKLKNIDSKKFREKLEKENIKIYNCLKYDFIDEYFINIYVNGKDNIQKLKEVLYAI; encoded by the coding sequence ATGATAGATTTTAGTAAAAAAGAGAATTTTTTAAAACCAAATATACAAATCGATTATAATAATATAGAAAAATTAGATTATTTATATCTACTTGAACTTTTAAAGAATAGATATAAAATATCTGAAAAACAAGTTGAATTATTCAATGGTTACAGCTCTTCAATATACTCAATATTAAAATTTTTGAATAAGAAATATTGTTTTATCTATTCTCCTTGTAGTTTAGAATACAAAAAAGCTGCAACAAACTTAAAATATGAAGTAAGGCTTATAAATAGATTTGAGAATATATTTTTGCCAATAAAAGAGGATAGTATAATTGTTTTTGCAAACCCTTCTTATCTTGATGGAACTTTTTATGATTTAGAAAATTTATTTAAGTATTGGGTATCAAAAAATGCAACTATAATAATCGATGAAACACTTTTAGATTTTTGTTCAGATACAATTGCTGTAAGTTATCTAAACCAATATGAAAAGCTTTATATCATAAAAAACTACTCAATATATTATTCAAATAAAAATTTAAATATATCTTCTATATTTTCAACCATGGAAAATATAAACAATCTAAGAAAATTTGAACCTGAAGATAAATTATCTATGTATGATATGAAGTATTTAGAGGAATCATTAAAAGATAGAGAATTTAGAGCAATATCAAATAGTATAAATATAAAAAATAGAATTGAATTAGAAAAGATATTTCACTCATGTAGATTTGTAGATTTTCTATTTCATAGTAGTTCAAACTCTTTATTAATAAAATTAAAAAATATAGATTCTAAAAAATTTAGAGAGAAGTTAGAAAAAGAAAACATAAAAATATACAATTGCCTTAAGTATGATTTTATTGATGAATATTTTATAAATATTTATGTTAATGGTAAAGATAATATTCAAAAACTAAAAGAAGTGTTATATGCTATTTGA
- a CDS encoding murein transglycosylase A, which produces MNYLSTITIIFILILTGCTQKEPIKFEKLPISKANVKQIDFKDIQGFYEDNLPLAFDVFKKDCVRAKRFDLFKNICTKAEEYTNASEFFTENFTAYQLYDNKGHDKGVITGYYEPLLKGSRTQNEVYKYPIYKTPDDMIIIDLSDSYPELKKYRLRGKLVDGKIVSYDDREELVKRDDLEAICYVDDRIELFFLQVQGSGKVELDTGEIINIGYANQNGHKYSGIGGLLLKEGVLKDYGASMQGIKAYFEDNPQRLDEVLFKNRSYIFFSERKSGATGALGTPLVGGRNLAVDRRYIPLGMPVFINTKNSVTQEKIDRLMVAADVGGAITGEIRADFFYGFGKNAALFAGGMKESGKLTILVPNN; this is translated from the coding sequence ATGAATTATTTATCAACTATTACAATTATATTTATACTTATTCTTACTGGGTGTACCCAAAAAGAGCCTATAAAGTTCGAAAAACTTCCTATTTCAAAAGCAAATGTTAAACAAATAGATTTTAAAGATATCCAAGGTTTTTATGAAGATAATCTTCCTTTGGCTTTTGATGTATTTAAAAAAGATTGTGTTAGAGCAAAAAGGTTTGATTTATTTAAAAATATATGTACAAAAGCAGAAGAATATACAAATGCTTCTGAATTTTTTACTGAAAACTTTACAGCATATCAATTATATGATAACAAAGGTCATGATAAGGGTGTAATTACAGGTTATTATGAGCCATTATTAAAAGGAAGTAGAACTCAAAATGAAGTTTACAAATATCCTATTTATAAAACTCCCGATGATATGATTATTATTGATTTAAGTGATTCTTATCCTGAATTAAAAAAATATAGATTAAGGGGAAAACTTGTTGATGGTAAAATTGTTTCTTATGATGATAGAGAAGAATTAGTAAAAAGAGATGATTTAGAAGCAATTTGTTATGTTGATGATAGAATCGAATTATTCTTTTTACAAGTGCAAGGTTCTGGAAAAGTTGAACTTGATACAGGGGAAATAATAAATATAGGTTATGCAAATCAAAATGGTCATAAATATAGTGGTATAGGAGGACTTTTATTAAAAGAGGGTGTTTTAAAAGATTATGGGGCTTCTATGCAAGGTATTAAAGCATATTTTGAAGATAACCCACAACGACTTGATGAAGTACTTTTTAAAAATAGAAGTTATATCTTCTTTTCTGAAAGAAAATCAGGGGCAACAGGAGCATTAGGTACACCTTTAGTTGGAGGAAGAAATTTAGCTGTTGATAGAAGATATATCCCCTTAGGGATGCCAGTATTTATAAATACTAAAAATTCAGTTACTCAAGAAAAAATTGATAGGCTTATGGTTGCAGCAGATGTTGGTGGTGCAATTACAGGAGAAATCAGGGCAGATTTTTTTTATGGATTTGGAAAAAATGCAGCACTTTTTGCAGGTGGAATGAAAGAGAGTGGGAAACTTACAATTTTAGTACCTAATAATTAG
- a CDS encoding thioredoxin domain-containing protein produces the protein MKKILLLVLFFAFGKLFAFEHLTKDNFIEKIKGKNVIVDFYATWCPPCKILGGTLEEFNKVKPSNVTIYKVDIDQYRDLAISYGVRALPTLAYFEDGELVTTEVGLKSIKELKSSVKDYFE, from the coding sequence ATGAAAAAAATCTTATTACTTGTATTATTTTTTGCTTTTGGTAAGCTATTTGCATTTGAACATTTAACAAAAGATAATTTTATTGAAAAAATAAAAGGTAAAAATGTTATAGTTGATTTTTATGCTACTTGGTGTCCACCTTGTAAAATTCTTGGAGGAACTTTAGAAGAGTTTAATAAAGTTAAACCATCAAATGTAACAATTTATAAAGTAGATATAGACCAATATAGAGATTTAGCTATATCATATGGTGTTAGAGCACTTCCTACCCTTGCTTATTTTGAAGATGGAGAATTAGTTACAACAGAAGTTGGATTAAAAAGTATTAAAGAGTTAAAAAGTAGCGTTAAAGATTATTTTGAATAA
- the dtd gene encoding D-aminoacyl-tRNA deacylase, giving the protein MIAVIQRVRSSSVKVDGEIVGKIDKGLNILLGVKKGDTSEDVKKLVSKIVNLRIFQDENDKMNLSLLDIKGKALIISQFTLAGNIKRGRRPSFDSSENPAVAKELYEEFIDDMIKEGIEVQTGVFAAMMDVSIQNDGPVTFIVDSKEI; this is encoded by the coding sequence ATGATAGCAGTTATTCAAAGAGTACGCAGTTCAAGTGTAAAAGTAGATGGTGAAATTGTTGGTAAGATAGATAAAGGATTAAATATTCTTTTGGGAGTAAAAAAGGGTGATACTAGTGAAGATGTAAAAAAACTAGTAAGCAAGATAGTAAACCTTAGAATCTTCCAAGATGAAAATGACAAGATGAATCTATCGTTACTTGATATAAAAGGTAAAGCCTTGATTATCTCCCAATTTACTTTAGCTGGAAATATAAAAAGAGGGCGACGTCCTAGCTTTGACTCTAGTGAAAACCCAGCAGTAGCAAAAGAACTTTATGAAGAGTTTATAGATGATATGATAAAAGAGGGGATTGAGGTTCAAACAGGAGTGTTTGCAGCTATGATGGATGTTAGTATTCAAAATGATGGGCCTGTAACTTTTATAGTTGATTCCAAGGAGATTTAG
- a CDS encoding rhodanese-like domain-containing protein — protein MNTLIDLPPKSVEFMIKDNIPMIDIRRPDEWKTTGVIKNVHKLTFFDEYGNHDIPTWMREFEKIVTSKDETFVLICAHANRTRVVGDFLIQNHGYTNVTHLAGGMALWLEENREVVFD, from the coding sequence ATGAATACATTAATAGACCTTCCACCAAAAAGTGTTGAGTTTATGATAAAAGACAATATCCCTATGATTGATATTAGAAGACCTGATGAATGGAAAACTACTGGGGTTATAAAAAATGTACACAAACTAACATTTTTCGATGAGTATGGAAATCATGACATCCCAACTTGGATGAGAGAATTTGAAAAAATAGTTACTTCAAAAGATGAAACTTTTGTTTTGATTTGTGCACATGCAAATAGAACAAGAGTTGTAGGAGATTTTTTAATACAAAATCATGGATATACAAATGTTACTCATTTAGCAGGTGGAATGGCTTTATGGCTTGAAGAAAATAGAGAAGTAGTTTTTGATTGA
- a CDS encoding SDR family oxidoreductase codes for MKNIIITGASNGIGKALAKKLSKKYNIINIDKEENSIDGITFYKCDLSNKEELLNIIEAIKLELDSLYALINNAGFGLFKSLDKQTYDEWDEVLNTNLRAPYILSKEFSYLLKEAKGHIINISSTRALMSESGTESYSASKGGISSLTHALSISLAPYVKVNSISPGWINTDENFIPSTQDNYQHPSGRVGTPNDIVDIVKFLLKNKGFITGSDFVVDGGMTKKMIYI; via the coding sequence TTGAAAAATATAATCATAACAGGGGCTTCAAATGGTATTGGAAAAGCTCTTGCTAAAAAGCTTAGTAAAAAATACAATATTATAAATATAGATAAAGAAGAAAATTCTATAGATGGAATCACTTTTTATAAATGTGATTTATCAAATAAAGAGGAACTTTTAAACATAATTGAAGCGATAAAATTAGAATTAGATTCTTTATATGCACTTATAAACAATGCTGGATTTGGATTATTTAAATCTTTGGATAAACAAACTTATGATGAGTGGGATGAGGTTTTAAATACAAACTTAAGAGCTCCATATATTTTATCAAAAGAGTTTAGTTATCTTTTAAAAGAAGCAAAAGGACATATTATAAATATCTCTTCAACAAGAGCCCTTATGAGTGAATCAGGAACAGAAAGTTATAGTGCTTCAAAGGGTGGTATTAGTTCTTTAACCCATGCTTTATCAATCTCATTAGCTCCTTATGTAAAAGTAAACTCAATAAGTCCCGGATGGATAAATACAGATGAAAACTTTATTCCATCTACGCAAGATAATTATCAACATCCTAGTGGTAGAGTTGGAACACCAAATGATATAGTTGATATAGTAAAGTTTTTATTAAAAAACAAAGGTTTTATTACTGGAAGTGATTTTGTTGTAGATGGTGGTATGACAAAAAAGATGATATATATTTAA
- a CDS encoding MarC family protein, which yields MELFVATFLKMFFIMTPFFVLSVFLTLTNEASTKEKKTLAIKVTIALVFLSLALLFFGRHLFAIFGITLDAFRIGAGALLFLSAVELIKGSKDGQKVDASNLHDLAVVPLAIPITIGPGAIGILLVMGAGFKNATENLIGIIALICAVVVIGFMLYFSHVIKKVIGKQGLLVVSKITGLFLAALSAQIMFTGIKNFLNI from the coding sequence ATGGAACTTTTTGTTGCTACATTTTTAAAAATGTTTTTTATTATGACACCTTTCTTTGTTTTGTCAGTTTTTTTAACTTTGACAAATGAAGCTTCTACAAAAGAGAAAAAAACTCTTGCGATAAAAGTTACAATAGCTCTTGTTTTTCTTAGTTTAGCATTACTATTTTTTGGAAGACATCTTTTTGCAATATTTGGAATCACTTTAGATGCATTTAGAATAGGTGCTGGAGCACTTTTATTTTTATCAGCTGTGGAATTGATTAAAGGTAGTAAAGATGGACAAAAAGTTGATGCCTCAAATCTACATGATTTAGCAGTTGTTCCTTTAGCTATACCTATTACAATTGGACCAGGAGCTATAGGTATTTTACTTGTTATGGGTGCTGGATTTAAAAATGCAACTGAAAATCTGATAGGTATCATAGCACTTATATGTGCTGTTGTAGTTATAGGATTTATGTTATATTTTTCTCATGTGATAAAAAAAGTTATTGGTAAACAAGGTCTTCTTGTAGTATCAAAAATCACAGGTCTTTTTCTTGCTGCATTATCTGCACAAATTATGTTTACTGGAATAAAAAACTTTTTAAATATATAG
- the dsbD gene encoding protein-disulfide reductase DsbD, producing MKKILLLLICSLYAFGIQQQSFLEPEEAFKTSFEKQEDKLVFKLKLGKDIYLYDDKLKFFITKPEKIDIRKDLIVPEAKPYEIWQIHTKDLNIEIPYDLLKQKSSSSTFEVQIDFQGCSKQGLCYAPMSETITVDLNESGKDVEKLDSSNEQTATSQNETDIIAGTLKDGNVLLVLATFFGFGLLLSLTPCVFPMIPILSSIIVKAGDSGNLTASKGFFLSLVYVLSMAVAYTIAGVLAGLFGANLQVALQNPYVLVAFAAIFVALAFSMFGYFKLELPQSLQNKINKTTDGKENQGVVGIAIMGFLSALIVGPCVAPPLAGALVYIGQTGDAILGGAALFVMSIGMGAPLLLIGLGAGKYMPKPGGWMESVTKIFGIVMLAVAVWMLDRVLDPSIIMYLWALLLIGTAVYLKIFEHILARILTIVILIYGVLVFVGAVSGATNVLKPLDKFTSGVAAVKSETLPVVYVKNNIEIDAAVKASSKPVMLDFYATWCISCKELEEITFKDPRVIAKLKEFTLVKADVTENNADDKAMQKRFGVVGPPALIFWDKDNNEIKAAQIVGYKNPDDFLEILNKHF from the coding sequence ATAAAAAAAATATTATTGCTTTTGATTTGTTCTTTATATGCTTTTGGAATTCAACAACAAAGTTTTCTAGAGCCAGAAGAAGCATTTAAAACAAGTTTTGAGAAACAAGAAGATAAATTAGTTTTTAAACTAAAGCTAGGTAAAGATATCTATTTATATGATGATAAATTAAAATTTTTCATTACTAAACCAGAGAAAATAGATATTAGAAAAGATTTAATAGTCCCTGAAGCAAAACCTTATGAGATTTGGCAAATACATACAAAAGATTTAAATATTGAAATTCCATATGATTTGTTAAAACAAAAATCTTCAAGCTCTACTTTTGAAGTACAAATTGATTTTCAAGGGTGCTCAAAACAAGGTTTATGTTATGCACCAATGAGTGAGACTATAACTGTAGATTTAAATGAATCAGGAAAAGATGTCGAAAAATTAGATTCTTCTAATGAGCAAACTGCAACTTCACAAAATGAAACTGATATTATCGCAGGAACTTTAAAAGATGGAAATGTACTTTTAGTTTTAGCAACATTTTTTGGATTTGGTCTTTTATTATCTTTAACTCCTTGTGTTTTCCCAATGATTCCTATTTTATCTTCAATTATTGTAAAAGCGGGAGATAGTGGTAACTTAACAGCTTCAAAGGGTTTCTTTTTGTCATTGGTTTATGTTTTATCAATGGCTGTAGCTTATACAATAGCTGGGGTTTTAGCTGGATTGTTTGGAGCTAATTTACAAGTAGCACTTCAAAATCCATATGTATTAGTTGCCTTTGCTGCAATTTTTGTTGCTCTTGCATTTTCTATGTTTGGTTATTTTAAACTTGAATTACCTCAAAGTTTACAAAATAAGATAAATAAAACAACAGATGGTAAAGAGAATCAAGGTGTAGTGGGTATTGCTATTATGGGATTTTTATCTGCTTTAATAGTTGGACCTTGCGTTGCACCACCTCTTGCTGGAGCTTTAGTGTATATTGGACAAACAGGTGATGCAATACTTGGTGGGGCAGCACTTTTTGTTATGAGTATAGGAATGGGAGCACCACTATTATTAATAGGTTTAGGTGCAGGAAAATATATGCCAAAACCTGGTGGATGGATGGAATCTGTTACTAAGATATTTGGTATAGTTATGCTTGCTGTTGCTGTTTGGATGTTAGATAGAGTATTAGATCCAAGTATTATTATGTACTTATGGGCATTATTACTAATTGGTACAGCAGTTTATTTAAAAATATTTGAACATATTCTAGCAAGAATTTTAACAATTGTTATTCTTATTTATGGGGTACTTGTTTTTGTAGGTGCAGTTAGTGGAGCTACAAATGTTTTAAAACCATTAGATAAATTTACTTCAGGTGTGGCAGCAGTTAAAAGTGAAACCTTGCCAGTAGTTTATGTAAAAAACAATATAGAAATTGATGCCGCTGTAAAAGCTTCAAGTAAACCAGTTATGCTTGATTTTTATGCCACTTGGTGTATCTCTTGCAAAGAGTTAGAAGAGATAACTTTTAAAGACCCAAGAGTTATAGCCAAACTAAAAGAGTTTACTTTAGTAAAAGCTGATGTAACTGAAAATAATGCAGATGATAAAGCTATGCAAAAAAGGTTTGGAGTAGTGGGTCCTCCAGCATTAATTTTTTGGGATAAAGACAATAATGAAATAAAAGCTGCACAAATTGTTGGATATAAAAATCCTGATGATTTTTTAGAGATTTTAAACAAACACTTTTAG
- a CDS encoding phosphatidylserine decarboxylase codes for MHITNIISQYFGKFAKFEFPLFIQKFINGAYVKFLGLNMSEFRNPKFYKSLNDLFTRELAIPREIDNDKDCFISPSDSLITQCGNLEDDLLLQIKGMEYSVEEMLTYNCANNFKKIQNGSYMNFYLSPKDYHRYHAPCDFKVNKLIHVPGKLYPVNLKYLNKQIDLFVENERVILECIHEEKLFYMVFVGALNVGQMVFNFEPKVETNNETKEIKIYEYESLEIKKGECLGYFKMGSTVVMVWEKDFVQLEELLGQNVKYGQRIATKPS; via the coding sequence ATGCATATAACAAATATAATTTCTCAATATTTTGGCAAGTTTGCAAAATTTGAGTTTCCATTATTTATTCAAAAATTTATAAATGGAGCATATGTAAAATTTTTGGGTTTAAATATGAGTGAATTTAGAAATCCAAAATTCTATAAATCATTAAATGATCTATTTACAAGAGAGCTTGCAATTCCAAGAGAAATAGATAACGACAAAGATTGCTTCATTTCACCATCTGATAGTTTAATAACTCAATGTGGAAATTTAGAAGATGATTTATTACTTCAAATAAAAGGTATGGAATATTCTGTTGAGGAGATGTTAACTTATAATTGTGCAAACAATTTTAAGAAGATTCAAAATGGTTCTTATATGAATTTTTACCTATCTCCAAAAGATTATCATAGATATCATGCTCCATGTGATTTTAAAGTAAATAAACTTATTCATGTTCCAGGAAAATTGTATCCTGTTAATTTAAAATATCTAAATAAGCAGATTGATTTATTTGTTGAAAATGAAAGAGTGATTTTAGAATGTATACATGAGGAAAAACTTTTTTATATGGTATTCGTTGGAGCTTTAAATGTGGGGCAAATGGTATTTAACTTTGAACCAAAAGTTGAAACAAATAATGAGACAAAAGAGATAAAAATATATGAATATGAATCTTTAGAGATTAAAAAAGGTGAATGTTTAGGTTATTTTAAAATGGGTTCAACAGTAGTTATGGTTTGGGAAAAAGATTTTGTTCAATTAGAAGAGTTGTTAGGACAAAATGTAAAATATGGACAAAGAATAGCTACAAAACCAAGTTGA